A genomic region of Lytechinus pictus isolate F3 Inbred chromosome 2, Lp3.0, whole genome shotgun sequence contains the following coding sequences:
- the LOC129254059 gene encoding prefoldin subunit 4-like, with product MALSMKKATGGDDDVNVTFEDQQKINKFARKSNKLGEIQDEIANKKKDLQNLEDASDELVLGDDDASIPYQIGEVFFNQSLEDAQQSVEDAKTRMEEEIAGLEGQGDALKGELGDLKAQLYAKFGNNINLEMDEE from the exons ATGGCATTGTCAATGAAGAAAGCCACAGGTGGT GATGATGATGTGAATGTCACATTTGAAGATCAGCAGAAGATCAACAAGTTTGCAAGGAAGAGTAATAAACTTGGAGAAATCCAGGATGAAATTGCAAATAAAAAG AAAGATCTTCAGAACCTGGAGGATGCGAGCGATGAATTGGTCCTTGGAGATGATGATGCTTCCATACC GTATCAGATCGGGGAGGTGTTCTTCAACCAGAGTCTGGAAGATGCCCAGCAGTCGGTAGAGGATGCTAAGACGAGGATGGAGGAGGAGATCGCTGGCTTAGAGGGCCAAGGAGATGCTCTGAAGGGAGAACTAGGAGATCTCAAGGCTCAGCTTTATGCCAAATTTGGAAATAACATCAATTTGGAGATGGATGAAGAATGA